From one Gossypium hirsutum isolate 1008001.06 chromosome D08, Gossypium_hirsutum_v2.1, whole genome shotgun sequence genomic stretch:
- the LOC121219981 gene encoding uncharacterized protein — protein sequence MDQAGYGLDMGDRITFIIGMGLLLAGAALNDRHDEVIVKNGGYYCYVIKPGVFATGAVLAAVSSIFGVFYYQTLNSKEKGTSNVEIPNQGGIVMAQPQFPIQNSGFVTEDAYNKRQFS from the exons ATGGACCAAGCCGGGTACGGGTTAGATATGGGTGACAG GATtacatttattattggcatgggTCTATTGCTAGCCGGTGCAGCACTGAATGATAGACATGATGAAGTAATTGTGAAAAACGGCGGCTACTACTGCTATGTTATCAAACCAGGAGTGTTTGCCACCGGAGCTGTCTTGGCTGCTGTAAGTTCCATTTTCGGAGTCTTTTATTATCAAACCCTAAACTCGAAAGAGAAGGGCACCAGCAATGTAGAGATTCCGAATCAAGGTGGCATagtcatggcacaacctcaattCCCGATCCAGAATTCTGGTTTTGTAACTGAAGATGCTTATAACAAGCGACAATTCAGTTGA
- the LOC121220383 gene encoding uncharacterized protein, producing MEKKGTLCFVVALLGIISAGAGFAAEVTRVKASQVTLELGECVYPRSPALVLSLISAATLLMGQIIINFSTGCFCCKRNNAQSHSSNWTKALCFYIVSWITFMTAVGLLLTGAALNDRRGEQVYKDGGIYCYVIKPGVFAVGAVLSALSSIFGVFYYQTLNSKAKDASNAPIPSQGGIVMAQPQFPSENPGFVNGDAYNKRQFN from the exons ATGGAGAAAAAGGGAACTTTATGCTTTGTTGTGGCCCTTTTGGGGATAATATCAGCAGGTGCTGGCTTTGCAGCTGAAGTTACAAGGGTTAAG gCTTCACAGGTTACACTGGAACTGGGAGAATGTGTATATCCACGAAGCCCAGCACTGGTTCTAAGCTTAATATCAGCAGCAACGCTTCTGAtgggtcaaataataataaatttctccACTGGCTGTTTTTGCTGCAAAAGAAACAATGCTCAATCTCATAGTTCTAATTGGACTAAAGCTCTTTGCTTCTATATTGTTTCTTG GATAACATTTATGACAGCAGTCGGCCTATTGCTAACTGGTGCTGCACTCAATGATCGACGAGGTGAACAAGTTTACAAAGATGGTGGCATCTACTGCTATGTTATCAAACCCGGAGTCTTTGCCGTCGGAGCCGTCTTGTCCGCTTTAAGTTCGATTTTCGGAGTCTTCTATTATCAAACCCTAAACTCGAAAGCGAAGGATGCGAGCAATGCTCCAATTCCGAGTCAAGGTGGCATagtcatggcacaacctcaattCCCCTCTGAGAATCCTGGTTTTGTAAATGGAGATGCTTATAACAAGCGGCAATTCAATTGA